The DNA region GCATCAATACGCCCGAACAGGTCTGCACCGGTGAATATGTCGAGGGCTGCAAGGCACTGGGCATCATCCAGTAATCAATGACCGAGCCCGGTCCCTGTCTGGGGCCGGGCCCATTTGGAGAGAACGTCATGCAGGCCCGCGAAAGACTGCCGGCAAAGGGCGAGCGCATCCTGTCCTTGCGGGGTGTCTCGAAACGCTTCGGCGCCGTGTCGGCCCTGACCGACATCGAACTGGATGTCCATGCGGGCGAAGTCGTGGCGCTGGTCGGCGACAACGGCGCGGGAAAATCCACGCTGGTCAAGGTTCTGGCCGGGGTCCACCAGCCGACCGAAGGTGCGATCGAATACATGGGGCGTCCGGTGACCCTGGATACGCCCGCGAAGGCGCTGGAGATGGGTATTGCCACGGTGTTCCAGGACCTTGCGCTGTGCGAGAACCTGGATGTGGTCGCCAACCTGTTCCTTGGCCACGAGCTTTCGCCTTGGCGGCTGGACGAAGTTCAGATGGAGGTCCGGGCCTGGACGCTTCTGAAGGAGCTTGCCGCCCGCATCCCTTCGGTCCGCGAACCCGTGGCATCGCTTTCTGGGGGGCAGCGCCAAACCGTCGCCATCGCGCGGTCGCTGCTGCTTGATCCGAGGATCATCATGCTGGACGAGCCGACGGCAGCCCTTGGCGTGGCCCAGACGGCCGAGGTCCTGAACCTGATCGACCGCGTCCGCGACCGGGGGCTGGGCGTCATCATCATCAGTCACAACATGGAAGACGTGCGCGCCGTGGCCGACAGGATCGTGGTCCTGCGCCTTGGCCGGAACAACGGCGTCTTCACGGCCGAGGCGTCGCACCAGGATCTGGTCGCGGCCATCACCGGCGCAACCGAGAATTCCGTCACGCGGCGCCACGAGCGGCTGCAGGCCGGAGCAGGGGGAACCAACCCATGAGCGACAAGCCGACCCTGGACCGGGCCGACGCCCGCGTCCGCCATGACGACAGCCTGAAGGGCGCCCTGAAAGAGTTTGCCGACCGTCTGCGGTCGGGGGATCTGGGCATGTTGCCGGTCATTGTCGGCCTTGTGCTGATCTCGGTCGTGTTCTCGGCCCTGAACCCGGTCTTCCTTGCGCCGAACAACCTGGTGAACCTTCTGTTCGACTGCGCCACGGTCGGCGTGATCTCGCTGGGCATCGTCTGTGTGCTGATGCTGGGCGAGATCGACCTTTCGGTCGGCTCGATGAGCGGGCTGGCCTCGGCCATGATCGGGGTTCTCTGGGTGAACGCCGGCGTGTCGCTGCCTCTGGCGATCCTTGCGGCGCTGGCGACCGGCGCGGTGATCGGCGCCATCTACGCGGTGCTGTACAACCGGCTTGGAATGCCGAGCTTTGTGTCGACCCTGTCGGGTCTTCTCGCGATCCTGGGGCTGCAGCTTTACATTCTTGGGCCGACCGGATCGATCAACTTGCCCTTCGCCTCGCCGCTTGTGGGCTTCGGGCAGCTGTGGATCCTGCCCGCCTGGCTGTCCTACCTTCTGGGGCTCTTGCCCGGTGCCGTCATGGTCTGGGTCGGGTTGTCGGTCCGGCGCCAGCGTCTGGCCGCGGGGCTTTCGGCGCAGCCGCTGACCCGGCTGATGATGAAGGCGGCCTTGCTGACCTTGGCCCTGGAAGGGGCGGTCTACTTCCTGCATCTGGGGCGCGGCGTGCCGGTGATGTTCGGCCTGTTCGTCCTTCTGGCCGTGATCCTGAACTATGCGCTGACCCGCACCAAGTGGGGCCGTTCGATGTTTGCAGTTGGCGGCAACCGTGAAGCCGCACGCCGGTCGGGGATCAATGTCCGCAGGATCTATCTTTCGGCCTTCATGCTGTGTTCCACGCTTGCGGCCCTGGGGGGCATCCTCTCGGCCTCGCGGCTTGCCTCTGCCAGCCAGCAGGCCGGAACCGGGGATGTGAACCTGAACGCCATCGCCGCGGCCGTGATCGGCGGGACCAGCCTGTTCGGGGGGCGTGGATCGGCCTGGAGCGCCGTCCTGGGCATCATCGTGATCCAGGCGATTTCCAACGGGCTGACGCTTTTGAACCTGTCGTCATCCCTTCGCTACATGATCACTGGCGGCGTGCTTGCCATCGCGGTGATCGTTGACAGCCTTGCCCGCCAATCGCGCGTCAGCCATGGCCGCGGGTGATCTTCGGAGACAGGAATGACCGGACGTCTGAACGGAAAAGTGGCCGCAATCACCGGAGCGGCCTCGGGGATCGGGCTGGAATGTGCCCGTGCCATGCTGGCAGAGGGGGCCAGGGTCGTGCTGATCGACCGGGCAGAGGAGCGGTTGAACGCGCTTTGCGCCGAGCTTGGCCCGAACGCCCGGCCGCTGGTCGTGGACCTGCTGGACGGGGCGCAGGTGTCGGGGATGCTGCCCCGCATCCTGGGCTTGGCAGGGCAGCTTGACATCTTCCATGCCAATGCCGGAGCCTATATCGGCGGCCCCGTCCAGGACGGAAATCCCGACGCCTGGGACCGGATGCTGAACTTGAACATCAACGCGGCCTTCCGGTCGATCCATGCGGTCCTCCCCCACATGATCGAACGGAAGACGGGAGACATCGTGATGACCTCGTCCATTGCCGGTGTCGTGCCCGTGGTGTGGGAACCCATCTACACCGCCTCGAAATTTGCCGTGCAGGCCTTTGTCCATACCATCCGCCGGCAGCTTGCGCCCCACGGGCTTCGCGTCGGGGCCGTTCTGCCGGGCCCGGTGGTGACGGCGCTTCTGGACGACTGGCCCAAGGCGAAGATGGAGGAGGCCCTGGCCAACGGAAGCCTGATGCAGCCGGTCGAAGTGGCGGAGGCGGTGTTGTTCATGGTCACGCGCCGACCGGGTGTCGTGGTGCGCGACCTGGTGATCCTGCCGAACTCGGTGGATCTGTGATGCTGATCGGGGTCGATGTCGGAACGGGAAGCGCGCGGGCCGGGGTCTTCGATGCCACGGGGCGGCTGCTGGGCGTGGGCAAGCACCCCGTCACCATCTGGCAGGAACCCGGAGACATCGTCGAGCAATCCTCCGATCAGATCTGGCAGGCGGTTTGCCGGGCGGTCCGTGACGCCATCGGGACCGCTGGCATTGACCCTGGGGATGTCACTGGCATCGGATTCGATGCGACCTGTTCGCTGGTTCTGGTGGACGACGGGGGGCGGGGCGTTCCGGTCGGCCCGTCCGGCGACCAGACGCGCAATGTCATCGTCTGGATGGATCATCGCGCGCAGTCCGAAGCTGAAGAGATCAACGCAGGCGGGCACCGGGTTCTGGATTATGTGGGCGGCCGGATTTCGCCCGAGATGGAGACGCCAAAGCTCCTTTGGCTGTTGCGCCACATGCCGGACAGCTTTCACCGGGCGGCCCATTTCTTCGACCTTTCGGACTATCTCAGCTGGCGCGCCACGGGCCGACTGGCCCGGTCCTCCTGCACCGTGACGTGCAAATGGACCTACCTTGCGCACGAGCAGAGCTGGGATGCCGGCTATTTCCGCTCGATCGGGCTTGGCGTGCTGGCCGACGAGGGCTTTGACCGCATCGGCACCGAGGTGGTCAGCCCCGGCACCGCGCTTGGCTGCCTGACGCAGGCGGCTGCCGGCGATCTTGGCCTGACCGCGAAGGTCACTGTCGCCGCGTCTCTCATTGATGCCCATGCCGGGGGGGTTGGCACCCTCGGCGTTTCGTTGCCCGGTGACGCGGATCCGACGCGACGGCTGGCCTACATCTTCGGCACCTCGGCCTGTTCGATGGCCTCGACCCGCGAGGCGACGCCGGTTTCCGGTGTCTGGGGGCCCTATTTCGACGCCATGCTTCCGGGGCTGTGGTTGAACGAGGGCGGGCAATCGGCGGCGGGTGCGGCACTGGATCACTTGGTCCACCTGCACCGCGACGCGGCGAAGATCGAGGCCGAAGCCATTGCAGCCGGACACTCGCTCATCACCTATGTCGCGGCCCATGCCGAAACCCTGGGCGCCAACCTGTCCGACACGATCCGCGCTGCCGGGCAGATGGTGGTGGTGCCGGAATTCCTGGGAAACCGGTCACCCTTTGCCGAACCCGAGGCGCGCGCCGTGATGTCCGGGCTGGGGCTGGACCGTGGCATCGACAGTCTGGCGGCGCTCTACCTCGCCGGTCTGAGCGGGATCGGTTACGGCCTGCGTCAGCTTCTTGATCGGCTGGAGGGGCAAGGGATCACCATCCAGACCATCGTGGCCAGCGGGGGCGCGGCGCAAAGCGACCTGGTCTGCCAGATGATCGCGGATTCGACGGGCCGCGCCGTGGCGCTGCCCAGGGCCGAAGAGCCGGTCCTTCTGGGGGCAGCCATGCTGGCCGCGGTTGCCAGCGGAAGCCAGCGTACCCTGGTGCAGGCCATGGCCACCATGTCAGGCCCTGCCCGGCTTTTCACGCCGGCACAGGGCGACCTCGCCACCCTGCACGCAGAGCGGTACGCCTGTTTCGAGGGTTTGCAGGCTGTCGCACGACGAAGCCTCGCCTGGCGCAACTTGCTGACCAAAGCCTAGGCAAACGCGGCGCAGCAACGGTTGCGTATTACCTTGCCCTGTCCCTATGGGCATGGCGCAGCCCGCAGGTCACAGGCGGCATCG from Neotabrizicola shimadae includes:
- a CDS encoding sugar ABC transporter permease → MSDKPTLDRADARVRHDDSLKGALKEFADRLRSGDLGMLPVIVGLVLISVVFSALNPVFLAPNNLVNLLFDCATVGVISLGIVCVLMLGEIDLSVGSMSGLASAMIGVLWVNAGVSLPLAILAALATGAVIGAIYAVLYNRLGMPSFVSTLSGLLAILGLQLYILGPTGSINLPFASPLVGFGQLWILPAWLSYLLGLLPGAVMVWVGLSVRRQRLAAGLSAQPLTRLMMKAALLTLALEGAVYFLHLGRGVPVMFGLFVLLAVILNYALTRTKWGRSMFAVGGNREAARRSGINVRRIYLSAFMLCSTLAALGGILSASRLASASQQAGTGDVNLNAIAAAVIGGTSLFGGRGSAWSAVLGIIVIQAISNGLTLLNLSSSLRYMITGGVLAIAVIVDSLARQSRVSHGRG
- a CDS encoding FGGY-family carbohydrate kinase — its product is MLIGVDVGTGSARAGVFDATGRLLGVGKHPVTIWQEPGDIVEQSSDQIWQAVCRAVRDAIGTAGIDPGDVTGIGFDATCSLVLVDDGGRGVPVGPSGDQTRNVIVWMDHRAQSEAEEINAGGHRVLDYVGGRISPEMETPKLLWLLRHMPDSFHRAAHFFDLSDYLSWRATGRLARSSCTVTCKWTYLAHEQSWDAGYFRSIGLGVLADEGFDRIGTEVVSPGTALGCLTQAAAGDLGLTAKVTVAASLIDAHAGGVGTLGVSLPGDADPTRRLAYIFGTSACSMASTREATPVSGVWGPYFDAMLPGLWLNEGGQSAAGAALDHLVHLHRDAAKIEAEAIAAGHSLITYVAAHAETLGANLSDTIRAAGQMVVVPEFLGNRSPFAEPEARAVMSGLGLDRGIDSLAALYLAGLSGIGYGLRQLLDRLEGQGITIQTIVASGGAAQSDLVCQMIADSTGRAVALPRAEEPVLLGAAMLAAVASGSQRTLVQAMATMSGPARLFTPAQGDLATLHAERYACFEGLQAVARRSLAWRNLLTKA
- a CDS encoding SDR family oxidoreductase, which translates into the protein MTGRLNGKVAAITGAASGIGLECARAMLAEGARVVLIDRAEERLNALCAELGPNARPLVVDLLDGAQVSGMLPRILGLAGQLDIFHANAGAYIGGPVQDGNPDAWDRMLNLNINAAFRSIHAVLPHMIERKTGDIVMTSSIAGVVPVVWEPIYTASKFAVQAFVHTIRRQLAPHGLRVGAVLPGPVVTALLDDWPKAKMEEALANGSLMQPVEVAEAVLFMVTRRPGVVVRDLVILPNSVDL
- a CDS encoding ATP-binding cassette domain-containing protein, coding for MQARERLPAKGERILSLRGVSKRFGAVSALTDIELDVHAGEVVALVGDNGAGKSTLVKVLAGVHQPTEGAIEYMGRPVTLDTPAKALEMGIATVFQDLALCENLDVVANLFLGHELSPWRLDEVQMEVRAWTLLKELAARIPSVREPVASLSGGQRQTVAIARSLLLDPRIIMLDEPTAALGVAQTAEVLNLIDRVRDRGLGVIIISHNMEDVRAVADRIVVLRLGRNNGVFTAEASHQDLVAAITGATENSVTRRHERLQAGAGGTNP